One Babesia bovis T2Bo chromosome 4 map unlocalized Chr4_1, whole genome shotgun sequence genomic window carries:
- a CDS encoding CPSF A subunit region family protein, with product MMNRIYTYFVTSAPGGATRNALRCKLAENSDRDYLVCLKKSSIDVYSLEQIGADDGDCRDSNAPVLTATVEGHTILVDILEFRPPGATQSHLLVLTSNFLLILLTFDAKHSRFVSRPLVSLQEPGAPNIESEVILRVDPEYYLIFFHGQKKTIKCVILDRYDYFNINYVVTMRTGQTMFHDIAFYDICEKTAGPSSHKSSSTVQRAMNVAALSAPCRTDIHQGKYVLECKMLLLASSGITDDSSDSERSDLCYCGLRLFFEIERFDGRRHFTSYGCLPLFPEVVVLPRHLTKFMPLKLNPGPRHSDSLMLLGSQGLGFVSFRDPKNVRQFHVDISVGHISCYCSVVDNWRYIIGDDTGALYLLELIGSSMSVSSALKRRAGASQSSAPTSKAVAATTCNGIVDIVTTKLGVYSPPSALVMLNPNLVYIAATVGNCRTVRLSGIDDRHGIGMQLTPMDCDNPRRVDAIDDSSRILSINDATTQDRLQANDACSDPTEEEYHTMDEADDEGFQDPWSPKTWETWKQTNLGPIVDFTFGPQSDSGAIPILACCGYGAEGRVCSITNGVAIDVMASSPASGVLYTTALPLFNEANNNFMICTSYFNRTRFYKVVVPPAPKRDPSKTAIDFVKQPLWVVTSMDPSSHRFVEHMRTLLMVPYGTQMVLQVTTNGISLVNYKSVAIPRVDHSLNDICKIAGIAVGSGVMPISIVSCHLCDSGVFIGLSNHVFLILDVSNGVKILHKSVLPKQVSSTAYLSGGDFKTKRRTGLIAVSTWEDTEISLISPEGLQMLHTTKVPCGYGVAIRAVRFGVVGDVALVFAALSDGTLCVYRLKFGDCDKDGLGTNTQLSMVMENVIKVSNGPIGLDAISMHASVPGSGGTNLLKNRIVTTGDNPMLIYANRGKLEYVPVNVPRIDTVTSFNFVEKNPQGVSLVFTDKKSIHIGHMDTALQLHVETICSGRSFETICYHDESDLVVVGCNGELIADCDMPSISDSSVTHNDSSVFRCMDVASCGTIPGVYVLKSCVKFIHLGTKEVVHTLNMPQRHVITSMCTVKFDGPKTLIALGSSLIQDKDGVPSQGYIFLVDVIKSDAHKWNVVFLRTLNFIDKGVTQMTPCINQLVVALNETVAVLSLVRGADPEPSDTLRSYKMEVLHESDESYGQYTLVTRAEYKSCSYVVSLDAYQDVIVIGDLMNSMRMLQWQGTELREVCKDFNSVYCTAAAAIDQTSCVVADSSGNFYVFAKRQVVTNDAEAIKAEDVGLFHHGELINRIRRNPKVQSRVALLNGNSDHDMPEFPMKTYCNRPFCCVQGDVSAAISHSSCNDLVRGLAKPNKFWKYGFKTILTCVTTSGSLLQLCIFDDTKLFCRLAFVEEGINRIQPQAGNISNEHWRSFKNRWMMCAAKGFIDGDAIESYNRLDTSLKSEVYNMVSKTDAHGLFYSPELLSLEVEHIQRLRQ from the exons ATGATGAACCGTATTTACACATACTTTGTTACCTCGGCGCCCGGAGGGGCCACCCGGAACGCTCTGCGATGCAAGCTTGCAGAGAATTCAGATAGGGACTACTTGGTGTGTCTCAAGAAGTCAAGTATAGACGTCTACTCGCTGGAGCAGATTGGCGCTGACGATGGCGACTGCCGGGATTCCAATGCGCCAGTACTTACTGCTACTGTCGAAGGGCACACTATCCTGGTCGATATACTAGAGTTCAGGCCTCCTGGAGCTACTCAGAGCCATTTGCTAGTGCTTACCTCGAATTTCCTGCTGATTCTACTAACCTTTGATGCGAAGCACTCTCGCTTTGTCTCTAGGCCGTTAGTTTCACTGCAA GAGCCTGGAGCGCCGAATATTGAATCCGAGGTTATACTCCGCGTTGATCCTGAATACTATCTTATATTTTTTCACGGCCAGAAGAAGACTATAAAGTGCGTGATACTTGATCGTTACGATTATTTTAACATAAACTATGTAGTCACTATGCGCACTGGCCAGACTATGTTCCATGATATAGCCTTTTACGACATTTGTGAGAAGACTGCTGGCCCAAGCTCCCATAAGAGTTCGTCAACTGTCCAGCGTGCAATGAATGTAGCCGCTCTTTCAGCACCTTGTCGAACTGACATACACCAGGGAAAGTACGTCCTTGAGTGTAAGATGCTACTGCTGGCTTCCAGTGGTATCACTGATGATTCCAGCGACTCGGAACGCAGTGACCTGTGCTACTGCGGATTAAGGCTGTTTTTCGAGATTGAGCGATTTGACGGCCGGCGCCACTTTACCTCATATGGGTGCCTGCCATTATTCCCCGAAGTCGTAGTTTTGCCACGGCACCTCACCAAGTTCATGCCTCTGAAGCTTAATCCCGGTCCCAGGCACAGTGACAGTTTAATGTTACTAGGTTCCCAGGGACTGGGATTTGTATCATTCCGTGACCCTAAGAACGTGAGGCAGTtccatgttgatatatcgGTAGGTCACATAAGCTGCTACTGTAGCGTGGTTGACAACTGGCGGTATATTATCGGTGACGACACGGGTGCCTTGTACCTACTGGAGCTCATAGGCTCCAGCATGTCAGTCAGCAGCGCCTTAAAGCGCAGAGCCGGTGCGTCGCAGTCATCAGCACCGACGTCCAAGGCAGTGGCGGCAACCACTTGCAACGGGATAGTGGACATTGTGACCACGAAACTCGGTGTCTACTCGCCACCCTCGGCCCTGGTCATGCTTAATCCTAACCTGGTGTACATAGCTGCAACGGTAGGTAATTGCAGAACTGTCCGCTTGTCGGGGATTGACGATCGACATGGCATTGGTATGCAGCTGACCCCAATGGACTGTGATAACCCAAGACGCGTGGATGCGATAGACGATAGTTCCAGGATACTGTCTATCAATGATGCAACTACCCAAGACAGATTACAGGCTAACGACGCATGTAGTGATCCCACGGAGGAAGAATACCATACCATGGACGAGGCTGATGATGAAGGGTTCCAGGACCCATGGTCGCCGAAGACATGGGAAACCTGGAAGCAAACTAACCTTGGACCTATAGTGGACTTTACATTTGGTCCACAGAGTGATAGCGGCGCAATACCCATACTGGCATGTTGTGGATACGGTGCCGAAGGACGCGTTTGCAGTATAACCAACGGTGTCGCTATAGATGTAATGGCATCGAGCCCGGCAAGTGGCGTTTTGTACACTACGGCGCTACCGCTGTTTAATGAAGCGAATAACAACTTTATGATATGTACCAGCTATTTCAATCGCACCCGGTTCTACAAGGTAGTTGTGCCGCCAGCCCCAAAGAGGGATCCCAGCAAGACTGCCATTGACTTTGTGAAGCAGCCGCTATGGGTAGTAACGTCTATGGACCCTAGTTCCCACAGATTCGTGGAGCATATGCGCACGCTGTTGATGGTGCCTTATGGCACGCAAATGGTATTGCAGGTAACTACAAATGGGATATCCCTGGTAAATTACAAAAGCGTCGCGATTCCCCGGGTTGATCATTCgctaaatgatatatgcaaGATAGCTGGGATAGCTGTTGGCAGTGGCGTTATGCCTATATCTATAGTCAGCTGCCACCTTTGCGATTCTGGAGTGTTCATAGGGTTGTCAAATCACGTATTCCTCATCTTGGATGTATCCAACGGCGTGAAGATATTACACAAAAGTGTGCTCCCAAAACAAGTGTCTTCTACAGCATACCTCAGCGGGGGTGATTTCAAGACTAAAAGGCGAACGGGATTAATAGCCGTGTCAACATGGGAGGATACTGAAATATCCTTGATATCACCCGAGGGGCTCCAGATGCTGCATACGACAAAAGTACCCTGCGGATATGGTGTGGCAATACGGGCAGTGCGCTTTGGTGTTGTCGGCGATGTAGCACTGGTTTTTGCTGCACTCTCCGACGGTACCCTGTGCGTGTACCGCTTGAAGTTTGGCGACTGCGATAAGGATGGTTTGGGTACAAATACCCAATTGTCAATGGTCATGGAAAATGTAATCAAAGTGAGTAATGGGCCCATAGGGCTGGATGCCATATCTATGCACGCTTCAGTGCCCGGTTCTGGTGGGACTAACCTGCTTAAAAATCGCATAGTCACCACTGGTGATAACCCAATGCTTATTTATGCCAATCGTGGTAAGCTTGAATACGTACCCGTTAACGTACCGCGTATTGATACTGTCACATCTTTCAACTTTGTGGAAAAGAACCCCCAAGGCGTGTCGCTGGTGTTTACAGACAAGAAGTCCATCCATATAGGCCATATGGACACTGCTTTACAGCTACATGTTGAGACTATATGTAGCGGCAGGTCGTTTGAGACCATATGCTACCATGACGAAAGTGATCTCGTGGTAGTAGGTTGCAACGGTGAGCTCATTGCTGATTGTGATATGCCGTCGATTTCTGATTCATCGGTCACTCACAATGACTCTAGTGTTTTCCGATGCATGGATGTTGCTTCCTGTGGTACAATCCCAGGTGTATACGTTCTGAAGTCATGTGTCAAGTTCATCCACCTGGGTACTAAGGAGGTGGTGCATACCCTGAATATGCCGCAGCGTCATGTAATCACCAGCATGTGCACAGTTAAGTTCGATGGCCCCAAGACGTTGATAGCGCTAGGTTCATCATTAATCCAGGATAAAGATGGAGTGCCTTCTCAGGGGTACATATTCCTGGTGGATGTCATAAAAAGCGATGCCCACAAGTGGAATGTGGTATTCCTGAGAACTTTAAACTTCATAGATAAGGGGGTAACCCAAATGACACCGTGCATTAACCAGTTGGTTGTGGCATTGAATGAGACTGTGGCAGTACTCTCATTGGTCCGTGGCGCGGATCCAGAACCCAGTGATACTTTGCGTAGCTACAAGATGGAGGTGCTACACGAATCAGATGAATCATATGGACAGTACACTTTAGTAACCCGTGCTGAGTACAAATCGTGCTCGTATGTAGTATCGTTGGATGCATACCAGGATGTTATCGTTATAGGTGATTTGATGAACTCGATGCGTATGCTACAGTGGCAGGGTACCGAGTTACGCGAGGTCTGCAAGGACTTTAACAGTGTATATTGCACCGCGGCAGCCGCAATAGATCAGACGTCCTGCGTTGTAGCAGATAGCTCTGGCAACTTTTACGTCTTTGCTAAGCGGCAGGTAGTGACTAACGACGCCGAAGCTATAAAAGCAGAGGACGTTGGGCTGTTCCACCATGGAGAGCTTATTAATCGTATACGCCGTAACCCTAAGGTGCAGTCCAGAGTGGCCCTGCTAAACGGTAACTCCGACCATGACATGCCAGAATTCCCCATGAAAACCTATTGCAACAGGCCATTTTGTTGCGTGCAGGGAGATGTTTCAGCCGCTATATCGCACAGTTCCTGCAATGACCTGGTACGTGGCCTAGCCAAACCAAACAAGTTCTGGAAGTATGGTTTCAAGACTATACTGACATGCGTCACTACATCAGGGTCACTGCTACAGCTGTGTATATTCGACGACACTAAGTTATTCTGCAGATTGGCGTTTGTTGAGGAGGGTATAAACCGTATACAACCTCAAGCTGGTAATATTTCAAACGAACATTGGCGCTCGTTCAAGAATCGCTGGATGATGTGCGCCGCTAAGGGGTTCATTGATGGCGACGCCATCGAAAGTTACAACAGACTGGATACCAGTCTGAAGTCAGAGGTATACAACATGGTATCCAAGACTGATGCCCATGGGCTGTTCTACTCCCCAGAGCTGCTTTCCCTGGAGGTGGAGCACATCCAAAGGCTGCGGCAATGA